A genome region from Populus alba chromosome 5, ASM523922v2, whole genome shotgun sequence includes the following:
- the LOC118048335 gene encoding STS14 protein — MACYSLLPLLFLALCHSSSHGAAPASDHNPTQVTAAPVPLPNVAKEFLQSHNQARAAVGVGPLKWSEMLANATSRLARYQRNKMGCQFANLSNSKYGANQLWASGMAVTPLMAVDHWVQEKNYYNHTNNSCAPNHRCGVYTQVVWRKSLELGCAQATCVKDRASLTICFYNPPGNIIGESPY; from the coding sequence ATGGCTTGCTACTCCTTGCTTCCCCTTCTGTTTCTAGCTTTATGCCACAGCTCAAGCCATGGTGCAGCTCCTGCATCAGACCATAACCCCACCCAAGTCACAGCAGCTCCAGTTCCACTGCCAAATGTGGCTAAAGAGTTCCTACAGTCTCACAACCAAGCAAGAGCAGCGGTTGGTGTTGGCCCTCTCAAGTGGAGCGAAATGCTAGCCAATGCCACAAGCAGGCTAGCCAGGTACCAAAGGAACAAGATGGGTTGCCAATTTGCAAACTTGAGCAACAGTAAGTATGGTGCAAATCAGTTATGGGCTAGTGGCATGGCTGTGACTCCACTCATGGCTGTTGATCACTGGGTACAAGAGAAGAATTACTATAACCACACTAACAATTCCTGTGCACCAAACCATAGGTGTGGAGTTTACACACAGGTGGTGTGGAGGAAATCTTTGGAGTTGGGGTGTGCACAAGCTACATGCGTGAAGGACCGAGCTAGCttaactatttgtttttataatcctCCTGGGAATATTATAGGGGAAAGCCCATATTAG